One Pecten maximus chromosome 7, xPecMax1.1, whole genome shotgun sequence genomic window carries:
- the LOC117331157 gene encoding neurogenic locus notch homolog protein 1-like, producing the protein MNTIIVVLVVAISAVHGFEPKCRNSFDLVVSPDCRSLYQCIGGMPLLMPSCPSGQVFNRKYKVCVRENSEYDDCRKTLTVQDDKDDVCRDDLCKNGATCTSLEDDKSFFFCNCPPTHTGPTCETAVVQSLSVPQLCAANPSLVISHPTECQLYYNCSHTYQTIPRYFEQHMQECTYPKLFSNRTLSCEAFEDVTCGTRAEYKSACNYHSNKCPVAHCYPCHLAHPSCEGLPDGIHAHATKVGSPEFMICRSERTIETGRCPIDKETSQQTFVKYGKCSLLEIWFKIYNIAAKYLTMYTFVLCGLVLMMGSHVWSEEVACRSDFDSFVDKECQTMWQCVWGKAIKMPGCPAKGLVFSKRYKVCVRKGSEFDDCDTDISTFKPDKPCENKPCKNGASCMGLGDDKGFFCTCPPTHTGPTCETVVTTLDIASACAHNPDLVIPHPTECQLYYNCSHTYQTVPRFFEQNMQECSYPQLFSAETKKCESFEDVQCTYRQEHKSGCGYRQNKCPVAHCIPCDIRFPSCETLNDGMYPHATRAGSPWYMVCMKGRTISTGLCPVDQTSRKQLYVTNGSCSSYSL; encoded by the exons ATGAACACCATCATCGTTGTACTTGTAGTAGCGATTTCAGCGGTGCATGGATTCGAACCCAAATGCCGCAATTCGTTTGACTTGGTTGTGTCTCCCGACTGTCGTTCATTGTACCAATGCATCGGTGGTATGCCCTTGCTTATGCCATCCTGTCCGTCCGGCCAGGTGTTTAACCGGAAGTACAAGGTGTGCGTCCGTGAAAACAGCGAATACGACGATTGTAGGAAAACCCTTACTG TTCAGGATGACAAAGATGACGTGTGTAGAGACGATTTGTGTAAGAACGGTGCTACCTGTACAAGTCTCGAGGACGACAagtccttcttcttctgtaacTGTCCGCCAACCCACACCGGACCTACGTGTGAAACAG CAGTCGTCCAGAGTCTGTCCGTGCCACAGTTGTGTGCTGCCAACCCGTCACTAGTGATCTCCCACCCCACAGAATGCCAGCTCTACTACAACTGTAGCCACACCTATCAGACCATCCCCCGCTATTTTGAGCAGCACATGCAAGAGTGCACATACCCCAAGCTCTTTTCCAACCGCACACTCTCCTGTGAGGCTTTTGAAGATGTCACGTGTGGGACTCGTGCGGAATACAAATCTGCAT GTAATTACCACTCTAATAAATGTCCTGTCGCCCACTGCTACCCGTGTCACCTTGCCCATCCGAGTTGCGAAGGTCTTCCTGATGGGATCCACGCTCACGCGACAAAAGTTGGATCCCCTGAATTCATGATATGTCGATCAGAACGCACGATCGAAACTGGCAGATGTCCGATTGATAAGGAGACCTCCCAGCAGACATTTGTCAAGTACGGGAAGTGCAGCCTC CTTGAAATCTGGTTCAAAATTTATAATATCGCCGCCAAATATCTAACCATGTACACTTTTGTACTTTGTGGTCTGGTGCTGATGATGGGAAGCCATGTTTGGTCAGAGGAGGTTGCATGCCGGAGTGACTTCGACTCCTTTGTGGACAAAGAATGTCAGACCATGTGGCAGTGCGTTTGGGGTAAAGCAATCAAAATGCCAGGATGTCCCGCAAAAGGTCTCGTCTTTAGTAAACGCTACAAGGTGTGTGTACGGAAAGGCAGCGAGTTCGATGACTGTGATACCGATATCAGCACAT ttAAACCTGACAAGCCGTGTGAAAACAAACCCTGTAAGAACGGAGCTTCTTGCATGGGACTCGGTGACGACAAGGGCTTCTTCTGTACCTGTCCGCCAACCCACACCGGACCTACGTGTGAAACAG TTGTGACAACCCTTGACATAGCCTCCGCGTGTGCTCACAACCCTGACCTCGTGATCCCCCACCCCACGGAATGTCAGCTGTACTACAACTGTAGCCACACCTATCAGACCGTCCCCCGTTTCTTTGAACAAAACATGCAAGAGTGTTCCTATCCTCAGCTGTTCTCAGCCGAAACCAAGAAATGTGAATCCTTTGAGGacgtacagtgtacataccgcCAGGAACATAAATCCGGAT GCGGATACCGTCAGAACAAGTGTCCCGTGGCCCACTGCATTCCCTGTGACATCCGGTTCCCGAGTTGCGAGACGTTGAATGACGGAATGTACCCACACGCGACCCGAGCTGGCTCACCTTGGTACATGGTATGCATGAAGGGGCGCACCATCAGTACCGGACTATGTCCCGTAGATCAAACGTCCCGGAAGCAGCTGTACGTTACAAACGGAAGTTGCAGTTCATACAGCTTGTGA